The Phacochoerus africanus isolate WHEZ1 chromosome 15, ROS_Pafr_v1, whole genome shotgun sequence genome has a segment encoding these proteins:
- the CALHM1 gene encoding calcium homeostasis modulator protein 1, giving the protein MDKFRMIFQFLQSNQESFMNGICGIMALASAQMYSAFDFNCPCLPGYNAAYSAGILLAPPLVLFLLGLVMNNNVSMLAEEWKRPPGRRAKDPAVLRYMFCSMAQRALIAPVVWVAVTLLDGKCFLCAFCTAVPVTMLGNGSLVPGLSPPELSRLLARVPCPEIYDGDWLLAREVAVRYLRCISQALGWSFVLLTTLLAFVVRSVRPCFTQAAFLKSKYWSHYIDIERKLFDETCTEHAKAFAKVCIQQFFEAMNHDLELGHGHGVLAAAPAGSPAASATDRAEEEREKLRGITDQGTMNRLLTSWHKCKPPLRLGQKEPLVGNGWAGVGPRPSRKEVATYFSKV; this is encoded by the exons ATGGACAAGTTCCGGATGATCTTCCAGTTCCTGCAGTCCAACCAGGAGTCCTTCATGAATGGCATCTGTGGCATCATGGCCTTAGCCAGCGCCCAGATGTACTCGGCCTTCGACTTCAACTGTCCCTGCCTGCCGGGCTACAACGCGGCCTACAGCGCTGGCATTCTGTTGGCGCCACCCCTGGTGCTCTTTCTGCTGGGCCTGGTCATGAACAACAACGTGTCCATGCTGGCTGAAGAGTGGAAGCGGCCACCAGGCCGCCGGGCCAAGGACCCTGCCGTGCTGCGCTACATGTTCTGCTCCATGGCCCAGCGTGCCCTCATCGCGCCTGTCGTCTGGGTGGCCGTCACGCTACTCGATGGCAAGTGCTTCCTCTGTGCCTTCTGCACTGCTGTGCCCGTGACCATGCTGGGCAATGGCAGCCTGGTGCCTGGCCTGTCCCCGCCCGAGCTCTCCCGCCTGCTGGCCCGGGTGCCCTGCCCTGAGATCTATGACGGCGACTGGCTGCTGGCCCGCGAGGTGGCCGTGCGCTACCTGCGCTGCATCTCGCAG GCACTGGGCTGGTCCTTCGTGCTGCTGACCACACTGCTGGCATTCGTCGTGCGTTCTGTGCGGCCCTGCTTCACACAGGCCGCCTTCCTCAAAAGCAAGTACTGGTCCCACTACATCGACATCGAACGCAAACTCTTCGATGAGACCTGCACGGAGCATGCCAAGGCCTTCGCCAAGGTCTGTATCCAGCAGTTCTTTGAGGCCATGAACCATGACCTGGAGCTGGGTCATGGCCACGGGGTGCTGGCTGCAGCCCCTGCTGGCTCGCCTGCGGCCTCTGCCACGGACAGGGccgaggaggagagggagaagctACGTGGCATCACTGATCAAGGCACCATGAACAGGCTGCTCACCAGCTGGCACAAGTGCAAGCCGCCCTTGCGGCTGGGCCAGAAGGAGCCTCTGGTGGGCAATGGCTGGGCTGGGGTCGGGCCCCGGCCTTCACGCAAGGAAGTGGCCACCTACTTCAGCAAAGTGTGA